GGCCTTCGAAGAGCACCGGCAGCACGATCAGATTTCGCGGCGGCGCCTCGCCGAGACCCGAATTGATGCGCACGTAATCGCGCGGGATTTCATCCAAAAGGATGCGGCGCTTCTCCAGAGCGCATTGGCCGACGAGCCCGACGCCGACCGGCAGTTCGGCCGGTATGTCGGGGCTGTCGTTGCGCGCGTAGCCGGCGAGCATTTGCAGACGCGCGTCGCCGTTGGTGGAGTCCATCTGGTAAATGGCGCCGTATTGCGCGCTGACGAGCGGCGCCAGCTCGGAAAGCAGCATCTGGCCGACCGTCGTCAAGTCGCGCTGGCCCTGCAGCATGCTGGTGAATTTACCGAGGTTGGTCTTCAGCCAGTCCTGTTCGGTGTTCTGCTCGGTCGTGGCGCGGAGGTTTTGGATCATCGCGTTGATGTTGTCTTTCAGCTCCGCGACCTCGCCGCGCGCGTCGACTTGAATCGAGCGCGTCAAGTCGCCCTTGGTGACCGCCGTCGCAACGTCGGCGATGGCGCGCACCTGCGTCGTCAGGTTGGCCGCGAGCAGGTTGACATTGTCGGTCAAATCTTTCCAGATGCCCGACCCGCCCGGCACGTTGGCCTGACCGCCCAAGCGGCCTTCGACGCCGACCTCCCGGGCGACGGTCGTAACCTGTTCGGCGAAAATCGCCAAGGTGTCCGTCATATTGTTGATCGTCTCGGCCAGAGCCGCGACCTCGCCTTTGGCCTCGACGGTGAGCTTTTCCTTCAGACTGCCGTTGGCGACGGCGGTGACGACTTTGACGATGCCGCGCACCTGGGCGGTCAAGTTGGCCGCCATGACGTTGACGTTGTCGGTCAAATCCTTCCACGTTCCGGCGACTCCCGGGACCACGGCCTGTCCGCCCAATTTTCCTTCGGTGCCGACCTCGCGCGCGACGCGCGTCACTTCGGCGGCGAAAGCGTTCAACTGATCGACCATCGTGTTGATGGCGTTTTTCAACTGCAAGATTTCACCGCGCACGTCGACGGCGATTTTCTTCGACAGATCGCCGTTGGCGACGGCGATGGTCACGTCGGCGATGTTACGGACCTGAGCGGTCAAATTATTCGCCATCAAATTCACGTTGTCGGTCAGGTCCTTCCAGGTGCCGGCGACGCCGGGCACCACCGCCTGCCCGCCGAGTTTTCCTTCGGTGCCGACTTCGCGCGCGACGCGCGTGACCTCGGCGGCGAAGGAGTTCAACTGATCGACCATCGTGTTGACCGTGTCTTTCAACTGCAGGATTTCGCCGCGCACGTCGACGGTGATTTTCTTCGACAGGTCGCCGTTGGCGACGGCGATGGTGACGTCAGCGATGTTGCGCACCTGGGCGGTCAGGTTCGCCGCCATGAAGTTGACGTTGTCGGTCAAATCTTTCCACGTGCCGGCGACGCCGGTCACGACGGCCTGGCCGCCGAGTTTTCCTTCGGTGCCGACCTCGCGCGCGACGCGCGTGACCTCGGCGGCAAAGGCGTTCAACTGATCGACCATCGTGTTGATGGCGGCTTTCAACTGGAGGATTTCGCCGCGCACGTCGACGGTGATCTTTTTCGACAAGTCGCCGTTGGCGACGGCGATCGTCACGTCGGCGATGTTACGGACCTGGGCCGTCAGGTTGCTCGCCATCGCGTTGACGCTGTCGGTCAGGTCTTTCCAGGTGCCGGCGACGCCGGGGACGACCGCCTGTCCGCCCAATTTTCCTTCGGTGCCGACCTCGCGCGCGACGCGCGTGACTTCGGCCGCGAAGCTTCGGAGCTGGTCGACCATTGTGTTGATCGTATCTTTTAGCTGGAGGATCTCGCCGCGCACATCGACGGTGATCTTCTTCGACAGGTCGCCGTTGGCGACGGCGATGGTCACGTCGGCGATGTTTCTGACCTGGGCGGTTAGGTTGCCGGCCATCATGTTGACGCTCTCGGTCAGGTCCTTCCACACGCCGCTCACGTCGCGGACCTGCGCCTGTCCGCCCAATTTTCCTTCGGTGCCGACCTCGCGCGCGACGCGCGTGACTTCGGCGGCGAACGCGTTCAACTGATCGACCATCGTGTTGACGGCCTCTTTCAACTGGAGGATCTCGCCTTTGACGTCGACGGTGATCTTCTTCGACAGGTCGCCGTTGGCGACGGCGATGGTCACATCGGCGATGTTTCTGACCTGGGCGGTCAGGTTGCCGGCCATGACGTTGACGCTCTCGGTCAGGTCCTTCCACACGCCGCTCACGTCGCGGACCTGCGCCTGTCCGCCGAGTTTTCCTTCGGTGCCGACCTCGCGCGCGACGCGCGTGACTTCGGCGGCGAAGCTCCGTAGCTGATCGACCATCGTGTTCATGGCTTCTTTGAGCTGCAAGATCTCGCCGCGCACGTCGACGGTGATTTTCTTCGACAGGTCGCCGCTGGCGACGGCGATGGTCACGTCGGCGATGTTACGGACCTGAGCGGTCAGGTTGCCGGCCATGAAATTGACGCTGTCGGTCAAATCTTTCCAGGTGCCGGCGACGCCGGGGACCAACGCTTGTCCGCCGAGTTTTCCTTCGGTGCCGACCTCGCGCGCGACGCGCGTCACTTCCGAGGCAAAGCTGCGCAACTGATCGACCATCGTGTTGATCGTGTCTTTGAGCTGGAGGATCTCGCCTTTGACGTCGACGGTGATTTTCTTCGACAGGTCGCCGTTGGCGACGGCGATGGTCACGTCGGCGATGTTTCGGACCTGAGCCGTCAGGTTGCTCGCCATCGCGTTGACGCTGTCGGTCAAGTCTTTCCAGGTGCCGGCGACGCCGGGGACGACCGCCTGTCCGCCGAGTTTTCCTTCGGTGCCGACCTCGCGCGCGACGCGCGTGACTTCGGCGGCGAAGCTCCGGAGCTGATCGACCATCGTGTTGATGGCGTCTTTGAGCTGCAAGATTTCGCCGCGCACGTCGACGGTGATTTTCTTCGACAGGTCGCCGTTGGCGACGGCGATGGTCACGTCGGCGATGTTGCGCACCTGTCCGGTCAGATTGCCGGCCATCAAATTGACGCTGTCGGTCAGGTCTTTCCAGGTGCCGGCGACCCCGGTCACGACCGCCTGTCCGCCGAGTTTTCCTTCGGTGCCGACCTCGCGCGCGACGCGCGTGACTTCGGCGGAAAAGGCGCCGAGCTGCTTGACCATCGCGTTGACGGTTTTCGCCGTGCTCAAGAACTGTCCCTTGAGCGGCTGCCCCTCGGCCTCCAGGGCCACGGTCTGAGTGAGATCGCCTTTGGCGACGGCGCCGATCACGCGCGCCATCTCCGTAGTCGGTCGGACCAGGTCGTCGATCAGACTGTTCATCGCTTCGATGCGGGCCTTCCACGACCCTCTGGCGCCCGGAAGCGCCGCCCGCTGCGAAAGCTTTCCCTCTTTTCCGACGACGCGGCTCACGCGCTCGATCTCGCTGGTCGTGTCCGACATCATCCCGATGATGTCGTTTACGGTGTCGGCGATCTTGCCGTCGATGCCGCTCGCTCCGGCCGGCAGGCGGACGGAGAAATCGCCTTTTTGCACCGCCAGAAGAACTTGCAACAATACTTTGGAATCGAGCCCGTCGCCGTTGGCCGGCCGCGGCTGTTTGCTTGCCATAGAACCCCCTGATTTATCTTGCCTTAAAGGCCTGCATTGTATTCCCGAGTCGATCGTTAACAATCAGGTGTTCACCTGATATCGTACGGGGAAAGCACCTACTTGGTATGAAATATTTTTACCTGACTTCAACGGCGGTAAAAAGCCCCCCGGGACAAAAATTCTCTACTGTCCCAAACATGTCTGAATCTGACGCTCGACTGCGTTTGACACCACCGCTATGGTAACATAATTAGCAACCGAAGCGATATGAAGTTCGGCGCCCATTATTTACCGACTTACGTTTCCGATCTCGACGGACCGGCGCCGGATTTTTACCGGCGCATGTTCGAGCAAAAAGATTTCTCCGCAGTAATCCGCCCGCCGGGTCGCCGTTCCGAACGTTTTTGCCGGCCTTCATCCGCGTGTCCGACTACACCGTCCTATTTCATACGGTGATGCAATTTTTTTGTCTTATCCTATAGCGTAATCGAATAATTTGCATTCGGAGAAAAATTCTTGCTTTCTCCATTGGATCGCGGGAGAATTCATATCCGCAATTTAGGAGATTTCTGATGACCCTGTGGCAGCTAAAGACCTTCGCCACGGTGGCGCGCGAAAGGAGCTTCACCAAGGCGGGGAAAACTTTGAATATCAGCCAACCTTCGGTCTCCTCCCTTGTCATCGGTTTACAAAAAGAGCTGGGAATAAAGCTTTTCGAGAAGTTGGGGATGAAGCCTCATCTCACCGAAGCCGGCAGGCGCGTGTTACAGCTCGTCGAGAGCGCGCTGGCTATCATCGAGAAAATCCCCCAGGAGATCGACGAAGTGAAGGGGAGACATCGGCTTAGAATTGGCGGGTCGGCCCTAGCTGCCGCGTCTTTTCTTCCCGTGGCAGTCCAAGAGTTCAAAAAGCACCATCCCGAGGTAGATATCGTTTTAAAAATAGAAAGGACCGACAGCTTGGAAAAAAATCTCTTAGAGGGAGAACTCGACATGGCTATCTTAGGCTGGGCTCCCCGTTCGTCACTTTTAGCACGCGAGCCGTATCGAGAGGAGGAAGTGTGCGTCATTGCGCCACCGAACCATCCGCTTACTAAAAAACGCTTCGTCTCTTTAGAGCTTCTAATGCAGCAGCCGTTGATCCTTCAGGGAAGGAACAATCCCATCCGTGAGATGGTAGAAAAAAAAGTTGTGGCTAAGGGGCTATCGTTGATTCGGAGACTAGAAGTGAACGACGAATTTGGTGGCAGAGACATCATTAGGAGCGCCGTGACAAAGGGACTTGGTATTGGTTTCGTTTCCAAGTGCCATGTCCTGGGTGACGTTGCGGCGAGACGGCTAAAGGTACTAACGGTTCCAGAGCTAAAGCTAAAAAGGACCATGTACATAGTTCTTCATAAGCGACGAGAGGTCCCAGCATCGACACAAGGTTTCATCCGCTTTTTAAAGAAGTACAAGTACAAGGAGTAGAAATGAAATTGAGATCCGCTCTGGTCTTCTCTTGTGCAGTCCTTGTTGGGTTTCTCGCAGTCATGCTTTTACACCGAGGCGGATACTCGGGAGAAGCCTCGCCGAGGAAGGCTCTTGTGGCTTACGCCTCATTTACGCCTTCTGTTCTCTGGATCTTACTGGAGAAGGATCTGGGATTTTTCCGGGAAGAGGGGGTCAGACCTGAGTTCATAATGGTGAGGAGCGGAGGTGTAGCCGTCAAAGGGCTGGTAGCAAGGAACTTTGACTATGTAACGGCGGCTGGACCTGCGATGGATGCCATCATCAGAGGGCGACTGCCGCTTAGGATAGTTCTTACAGCGGGAACGATAAATTTTTGGCTGGTCGCTCAGCCAGAGATTCGCTCTGTCAACGACTTGAGAGGGAAGGCAATTGCGATCTCCTCCTTGGGAAGCGCTACAGAGCTGACAACGCGGGAGATCTTCAAGCGCCACGGCCTCGACCCTTTCAGGGACGTCACATTTGTGGCGGTCGGTGCGTCCCCCGAGCGATTAGCTGCTCTCAACTCCAGGGCTGTCCATGCTACCGTTCTTTCTCCTCCTGTCAATTTCAAGGCTGTGGAGATGGGGTATCGAAAACTGGCCACGACTACCGAATATATGAAGTGGCCTGTGCTAGGGTTAGCGGTTAGAGAGGAACAGCTTGTTCAAGACCCTTCGGGAGTTGCAAGGATGGTGCAGGGAACACTCAAAGGAATCAGATTTGTTGTCAGCCAGCGGGATTACGTCGTTTCTAAGATTATGCAGATGTTTCGCCTGAATCGGGAAGAAGCAATTCAGACCTATGATGCCGTGCGAGAGGAATCTGTTCCCTCCGGCTATCTGATTGAAGAAGATCAGCGTACAGTCATTTCCATGATCAAACAGTCAGGCAATCTCACCGAAGACATTCCGCCCGAGCGGGTCTTTGACTACCGTTTTGTGAAGCAGGCGGAGCAGGAACTTAAGGGCTGGACACCGCAGACGCCGAGATAAGTTTTAAAAAAGCGCCTATTTCGACTTCCGCAGGCTCTTTCGTCGCGATGGCGCAGTACTCGCCTTATCTTTCCCCTTCTTTGCTCGAGGGCCTCCGCAGATCGAACAGGTCTCATTGTCCGGAGCTTGCCACTGCCGGCATTTTTGACATTCCCAAATTTCGTTCATTGCGTCGCTTCTCTTCGGTTCATGCGCGAAGCTTCGCGCACAGCACGCCATCCAGCAGCGCAGTTGACATATCTCAAAAAGAGATAGAGAGATACTCCTTCTTTTAATTTTTTGCAATATGAATTCATATGGAATCGACGATGCGAAAAAAACCTCTGAAGAGAATTAACCGCGACGAGATCCCGCGCGAATCATACCATCCCCTTCGCCTGCGCTGGCCGGTCAAGTGGCTTACGCTTCTAGGGCGCATGCCGGACGATAAATTGGCGCGAAAGATGGGCGTGAGTTTAGATGCCGTCCGAGGGGAAAGGACACGGCGACGGGTTAAGGCCTTCCGACCGCGAAGCCCGAATATAGAGTGGACGTCCGCGATGATTCGGCTCTTGGGCACGGACATCGACAGCGACGTTGCCGCGCGGCTCGGACTCCCGACTCACGCCGTGCGGCGGAAGCGTTGGAAAACGGGCATTCCGCCGTACGATGCGAGCCGGCAACGACGTGGATTTGTTTGGAC
This DNA window, taken from Candidatus Binatia bacterium, encodes the following:
- a CDS encoding ABC transporter substrate-binding protein — protein: MKLRSALVFSCAVLVGFLAVMLLHRGGYSGEASPRKALVAYASFTPSVLWILLEKDLGFFREEGVRPEFIMVRSGGVAVKGLVARNFDYVTAAGPAMDAIIRGRLPLRIVLTAGTINFWLVAQPEIRSVNDLRGKAIAISSLGSATELTTREIFKRHGLDPFRDVTFVAVGASPERLAALNSRAVHATVLSPPVNFKAVEMGYRKLATTTEYMKWPVLGLAVREEQLVQDPSGVARMVQGTLKGIRFVVSQRDYVVSKIMQMFRLNREEAIQTYDAVREESVPSGYLIEEDQRTVISMIKQSGNLTEDIPPERVFDYRFVKQAEQELKGWTPQTPR
- a CDS encoding HAMP domain-containing protein, with the translated sequence MASKQPRPANGDGLDSKVLLQVLLAVQKGDFSVRLPAGASGIDGKIADTVNDIIGMMSDTTSEIERVSRVVGKEGKLSQRAALPGARGSWKARIEAMNSLIDDLVRPTTEMARVIGAVAKGDLTQTVALEAEGQPLKGQFLSTAKTVNAMVKQLGAFSAEVTRVAREVGTEGKLGGQAVVTGVAGTWKDLTDSVNLMAGNLTGQVRNIADVTIAVANGDLSKKITVDVRGEILQLKDAINTMVDQLRSFAAEVTRVAREVGTEGKLGGQAVVPGVAGTWKDLTDSVNAMASNLTAQVRNIADVTIAVANGDLSKKITVDVKGEILQLKDTINTMVDQLRSFASEVTRVAREVGTEGKLGGQALVPGVAGTWKDLTDSVNFMAGNLTAQVRNIADVTIAVASGDLSKKITVDVRGEILQLKEAMNTMVDQLRSFAAEVTRVAREVGTEGKLGGQAQVRDVSGVWKDLTESVNVMAGNLTAQVRNIADVTIAVANGDLSKKITVDVKGEILQLKEAVNTMVDQLNAFAAEVTRVAREVGTEGKLGGQAQVRDVSGVWKDLTESVNMMAGNLTAQVRNIADVTIAVANGDLSKKITVDVRGEILQLKDTINTMVDQLRSFAAEVTRVAREVGTEGKLGGQAVVPGVAGTWKDLTDSVNAMASNLTAQVRNIADVTIAVANGDLSKKITVDVRGEILQLKAAINTMVDQLNAFAAEVTRVAREVGTEGKLGGQAVVTGVAGTWKDLTDNVNFMAANLTAQVRNIADVTIAVANGDLSKKITVDVRGEILQLKDTVNTMVDQLNSFAAEVTRVAREVGTEGKLGGQAVVPGVAGTWKDLTDNVNLMANNLTAQVRNIADVTIAVANGDLSKKIAVDVRGEILQLKNAINTMVDQLNAFAAEVTRVAREVGTEGKLGGQAVVPGVAGTWKDLTDNVNVMAANLTAQVRGIVKVVTAVANGSLKEKLTVEAKGEVAALAETINNMTDTLAIFAEQVTTVAREVGVEGRLGGQANVPGGSGIWKDLTDNVNLLAANLTTQVRAIADVATAVTKGDLTRSIQVDARGEVAELKDNINAMIQNLRATTEQNTEQDWLKTNLGKFTSMLQGQRDLTTVGQMLLSELAPLVSAQYGAIYQMDSTNGDARLQMLAGYARNDSPDIPAELPVGVGLVGQCALEKRRILLDEIPRDYVRINSGLGEAPPRNLIVLPVLFEGQTKAVIELASLAAFTPTHLTFLAQLTESIGIVLNTIEATMRTEGLLQQSQKLAVELQAQQKELQQKNEELGNKAQQLAEQNAEVERKNREIEQARHAVEEKAAELALASKYKSEFLANMSHELRTPLNSILILAQQLADNAEGNLSGKQVEFAKNVHAAGADLLNLISDILDLSKIESGTVTVEPEDVAFPKVRDAVERSFRHVAEARQLAFDIEMDPLLPRGITTDVKRLQQVLKNLLSNAFKFTMQGRVTFRMRVATSGWSADHVLLNSVPKVVAFEVSDTGIGISPDKQRIIFEAFHQADAGTARRFGGTGLGLAISRELATLLGGEIRLASAPGQGSTFTLYLPESYLGALSAGIVKSETPLPAPFIVRQAEKPEEVPDDRDEIVTGDPVVLIVEDDPHFARVLLGLVREKGFKGVVTAQGGMVRSLARQYNPLAITLDIFLTDMLGWTVLSHLKQDPATRHIPVQIITVEEERLQGLGHGAFSYLIKPSTTDELKRAADRMLEYAQSSRRELLVVEDNEIERQSIVELLSHGSVDITTAATGAEAWQALRGDARFDCVVLDLRLPDISGFELLERIRQEADLRDLPIVVFTGKDLTEDDEVQLLRMAESVVLKGVQSPERLLDETSLFLHLVESELPPAKQEMLKRLRQTDEALVEKKVLVVDDDVRNIFALTSLLEQHGLRVVSRETGSEAIALLDEDSEIDAVLMDIMMPEMDGYETMRRIRKNSRHRLLPILALTAKAMKGDREKCLEAGASDYIAKPVDTEELLALLRIWLFGKQPLTRKASSAMVDETTAA
- a CDS encoding LysR family transcriptional regulator; protein product: MTLWQLKTFATVARERSFTKAGKTLNISQPSVSSLVIGLQKELGIKLFEKLGMKPHLTEAGRRVLQLVESALAIIEKIPQEIDEVKGRHRLRIGGSALAAASFLPVAVQEFKKHHPEVDIVLKIERTDSLEKNLLEGELDMAILGWAPRSSLLAREPYREEEVCVIAPPNHPLTKKRFVSLELLMQQPLILQGRNNPIREMVEKKVVAKGLSLIRRLEVNDEFGGRDIIRSAVTKGLGIGFVSKCHVLGDVAARRLKVLTVPELKLKRTMYIVLHKRREVPASTQGFIRFLKKYKYKE